CCATGCAGTCGCCCAGCGCGGAGCACTGGTTCGGCACCGACCGACAGGGCTACGACATCTACAGCCGCGTCATCTACGGCGCCCGCGCCTCGATCCTCGTCGGGACCCTCGCGGCCAGCGGCGCGTTGGTCCTGGGGAGCATCATGGGACTGCTCGCCGGGTACCTCTCCGGCTGGTCGGACACCCTGATCAGTCGTGTGGCGGACATCTTCTTCGCCATCCCGCTGCTGCTGGCCGGCATCATCTTCCTCGCCGCGTTGCGCGAGGAGGACGCGATCTTCGGCATCCCGATCCAGGGCTACTTCGGAGTGATCTTCCAGGTCGTGCTCGTCCTGGTCATCTTCGGCTGGCCGAGCATCATGCGCCTGATGCGCTCCTCGGTCCTGCAGGTCAAGCCCAACGACTACGTCCAGGCGGCCCGCGCCCTCGGGGCGACCCCACTGCGGATCACCCGGCGGCACATCCTGCCCAACGCCATGGCCCCGGTCATCGCGGTCAGCACGATCAACCTCGGTGCCTACATCAGCGTCGAGGCGACCCTGTCCTACCTGGGCATCGGCCTGCGCCCGCCGACGGTCTCCTGGGGCGTGATGATCACCGACGCGCAGATCGCGCTCCGGACGGAGCCCTACGTCCTGTTCTTCCCCGCCCTCTTCCTCAGCCTCGCGGTCCTGGCCTTCATCATGCTCGGTGACTCCGTGCGTGATGCCTTCGACCCGAAGAGCCGCTGAGAGCAAGGTGAGTGACCACATGAGTACCCCCCCGACGACCGGCGAGCACCTGCTCGAGGTCGACGACCTGCACGTCGAGTTCCACACCGACGAAGGCGTGGCCCAGGCGATCAACGGCGTGAACTTCTCCCTCGACGAGGGTGAGACGCTGGCCATCCTCGGCGAGTCCGGCTCCGGCAAGTCCGTGACCGCCCAGGCGATCATGGGAATCCTCGACATGCCCCCGGCGCGCATCCCTTCCGGACGCATCCTCTACAAGGGCGAGGACCTGCTGACCATGGAGGACGAGAAGCGGCGGAAGGGCCGAGGCCCGGAAGTCTCGATGATCTTCCAGGACGCCCTGAGCTCGCTCAACCCCGTCTTCCCCGTGGGCTGGCAGATCGGCGAGATGTTCCGGATGCACCGGGGCATGAACCGCTCCGATGCCTATGACGAGGCCGTGCGCCTGATGGAGCGGGTGAACATCCCCGGCGCGAAGCAGCGCGTCAAGGCCTACCCGCACCAGTTCTCCGGCGGGATGCGCCAGCGGATCATGATCGCCATGGCGATCGCCCTGGACCCGAAGGTGCTCATCGCCGACGAGCCGACGACCGCACTCGACGTGACGGTCCAGGCCCAGATCATGGAGCTCCTCCAGGACCTGCAGCACGAGCACAACATGGGCCTGATCCTCATCACCCACGACCTCGGGGTCGTCGCCGACGTCGCCGACCGGATCGCGGTCATGTACGCCGGTCGCATCGTCGAGCGGGCCGAGGTCGAGGACATCTACGCCCGGCCGGCCCACCCCTACACCAAGGGCCTGCTGGAGTCGATCCCGCGACTGGACCAGAAGGGCCAGGAGTTGTCGGCCATCGGCGGTCTGCCGCCGAACCTCACCCGGATCCCGCCGGGCTGCGCCTTCCACCCGCGCTGCTACCTGGCGCAGGACATCTGCCGCGTCGAGCGGCCCGAGCTGCTCGACGTCGGCCCGCGCCGTCAGTCGGCATGCCACTTCAGCAAGGAGGTGCTCGATGCCTGATCAGGACGTCATCCTCAAGGCCACGGGCCTGAAGAAGCACTACCCGATCAAGGGCGGCGTCCTGCGGCGCACGGTCGGCCACGTCCGGGCGGTCGACGGAGTGGACTTCGAGTTGCGCCGCGGAGAGACCCTCGGCGTCGTCGGTGAGTCCGGCTGCGGGAAGTCCACCCTGGGACGGCTGCTCATGCGGCTGGAGGAGCCGACCGAGGGCACGATCGAGTTCGACGGCACCGACATGTTCGCCCAGTCGGGGGCAGCGATGCGGCGGCTGCGGCGCGACATCCAGATCGTCTTCCAGGACCCCTACACCTCACTCAACCCGCGCCGCACCGTCGGTGAGATCGTCGCCGAGCCCTTCGAGATCCACCCCGACGTGGTCCCGAAGGCCAAGCGACGCGCACGCGTGCAGGAGCTGCTCGATCTCGTCGGGCTGAACCCGGAGTACGTCAACCGCTATCCCCACCAGTTCTCCGGGGGACAGCGCCAGCGCATCGGCATCGCCCGTGGCATCGCGCTGAACCCGAAGGTCCTGATCTGCGACGAGCCCGTCTCTGCCCTGGACGTCTCCGTCCAGGCGCAGGTGATCAACCTGATGGAGAAGCTGCAGGACGAGCTGGGGCTGTCCTACGTCTTCATCGCGCACGACCTGTCGGTCGTGCGGCACATCTCCGACCGGGTCGCCGTGATGTATCTCGGCAAGATGGTGGAGATCGGGGACGAGGACGACATCTACTCCCGACCGACGCACCCGTACACGCAGGCCCTGCTGTCCGCGGTGCCGGTGCCCGACCCCACACTGCGCGGGAAGCGGGAGCAGATCGTGCTCCAGGGCGATGTCCCGTCCCCGGCGAACCCGCCGGCCGGGTGCAGCTTCCACACCCGGTGCTGGAAGGCCCAGGACGTCTGCAAGGCGGAGCCGCCACCGGAGCTCATCCCCCGCCCGGACGGAGTGGGCGAGCACGATTCCCGCTGCCACTTCGCCGAGCCGAAGGCCGTCGTCTCGACGGTCGACGTCAGCGACCGTCCGGACACGAGCCCGTTCGCCGGTCTCAACGAGTCGGGCGCCAGCACCTCCTCGTCGTAGGCACGACGCCTGACGGCGATGCGCGCACCCGTCACGCGGTATTTCGGGACACGGCTGCGCACGACGACAGGCGAAGGGGGCCTGTGGAGAAGTCGGCGGCGTCACCTCCCGCGACCACGAGGATGTCGTCATGGACCAACGGATCGCCACGGTGATGACGGGCTTCGGTGGAGTTGCTGCCGCATCGCAACTGTGCCTGCGGGGGGTCAGCGCCAGGGAGATCACCCGGGCCGTGCGTGCCGGTGATCTCGTGCGGGTGCGCCGTCACGCGCTCGTCGACGGGACGAGGTGGCGGGACGCCAAGCCGTGGGAGCGGCACGCGCTGCGGGCCCGGGCCGTCGCAGCGAGCTTCCCGGACGGCTCCACGCTGGTCCTGACCCACCACAGCGCCCTCGCCGTGTGGGGGATCCCGCTTCATGGGGTGGACGACCGGGTGCACGTGAGCTCCACGGGCGGTCGACGGGGGCGCACCGACGACCGGGTCAGCTTCCACCGCCCGGTCCCGGCCCCCTTCGTCACGGACCACCGAGGGGTCTCGCTCGTGCGTCCGGCGGCGGCTGTCATCCAGGTCGCGGCCCTCTTCGGTGGGGACGCCGGACTGGTGAGCGCTGACGCAGCCCTGCGCAGCAGCAGGTGCACTCCCGCGGACCTGGTGGCGGCCGTCGAGTCGCTCGGCGTGGCGCGCGCCTCCAGCGCTCCGCGGCGGGTGGTCGCGCTCGCCGACGGCCGGGTGGAGTCGGCTGCGGAGTCTCGCGCCCGGTGGGTCTTCGACGTGGCGGGGCTGGCCCAACCCGTGCCCCAGGTGGTCGTCCACGACGAAGAGGGTCGGTTCGTCGCGCGGGTGGACTTCCTTCTCGAGGACGAAGGAGTCGTCATCGAGGTCGACGGCATGGGCAGGTACGAGGACATCCGCGACCTGCGTGCGGAGAAGGTGAGGGAGGACCGGCTGCGCGAGCTCGGCTACGAGGTGGTGCGTCTGTCCTGGAGTGATCTTGGTGACCCGGGCGTCGTCGTGCGCAAGGTACTCGCGGCGGTCGGGCGGGCCCGCCTGCGCTCGGCATGACGGCGATGCATGCACCCGTCACGCGGTATTTCGGGACACAGGTGCGCACAACGCCGTCGGGGCAGCGGGACCGCGTCCATTTGGGGCTGGGGCGCGCAGGCTGAGAGAATCCCACCCATGCCCCTGACTTCCCGCCGCGACATCCGTAATGTCGCCATCGTCGCCCACGTCGACCACGGCAAGACCACCCTCGTCGACAAGATGCTCTGGCAGGGGGGCGCCTTCGGCGAGCACGACCACGTGGACGAGCGGGCCATGGATACCGGTGACCTGGAGCGGGAGAAGGGCATCACCATCCTCGCCAAGAACACGGCGATCCACTACAACGGTCCGTCCGCCGCTGCCCACGGGGCGGCCGACGGCGCCACGATCAACATCATCGACACCCCCGGTCACGCCGACTTCGGCGGCGAGGTCGAGCGCGGCCTGTCCATGGTCGACGGTGTGGTGCTGCTCGTCGACGCCTCCGAGGGGCCCCTGCCGCAGACCCGATTCGTCCTGCGCAAGGCGCTCGCGGCGAAGATGCCGGTCATCCTGGCCATCAACAAGGTCGACCGTCCCGACAGCCGGATCGCCGACGTCGTCGACGAGGCCTACGAGCTGTTCATGGATCTCGACGCCGATGAGGACCAGATCGAGTTCCCGATCGTCTACACCTCCGGCAAGGCGGGCGCGGCCAGCCTCAACCGCCCCGAGGACGGCACGCTGCCGGACAACGGCGACCTGGAGCCGCTCTTCCGCACGATCATGGAGACCATCCCCGCCCCCGCCTTCGAGGACGATGCGCCCCTGCAGGCACACGTGACCAACCTCGACTCGAGCAACTTCCTCGGTCGCCTCGCGCTGCTGCGCGTCTTCAACGGCGAGCTGCGCAAGGGCCAGCAGGTGACCTGGTGCCGTCGCGACGGTACCCGGCAGAAGGTCAAGATCACCGAGCTGCTCATCACCGAGGGCCTGGAGCGGGTGCCGATGGAGACCGGCACCGCCCGCCCCGGTGACATCATCGCGATCGCCGGCATCCCCGAGATCATGATCGGCGAGACCATCGCCGACGCCGAGAACCCGGTCCCGCTGCCGGTGCTCACCGTCGACGAGCCGGCGATCTCGATGACGCTCGGCACCAACACCTCCCCGCTCGTCGGTCGGGGGCCGACCAAGGGCACCAAGGTCACCGCACGCATGGTCAAGGACCGGCTGGACAAGGAGCTCGTCGGCAACGTGTCCCTGCGCGTCCTGCCCACCGAGCGTCCCGACACCTGGGAGGTCCAGGGACGGGGTGAGCTCGCGCTGGCGATCCTCGTCGAGCAGATGCGTCGCGAGGGCTTCGAGCTGACGATCGGCAAGCCGCAGGTGGTCACCCGCGAGATCGACGGCAAGGTGCACGAGCCGGTCGAGCGTCTGACGATCGACACCCCCGAGGAGTACCTCGGCGCGATCACCCAGATCCTCGCCGCGCGCAAGGGCCGCATGGAGCAGATGACCAACCACGGCACCGGCTGGATCCGCATGGAGTTCCTCGTGCCCGCGCGCGGCCTCATCGGATTCCGCACGGAGTTCCTCACCGAGACCCGTGGCACCGGCATCGCCCACCACGTCTTCGAGGGCTACGAGCCGTGGGCCGGCACGATCACCACGCGCATCTCCGGTTCCCTCGTCGCCGACCGCTCCGGGCCGGTCACCTCCTACGCGATGGTCAACCTGCAGGAGCGCGGCACACTCTTCACCGAGCCGGGCACCGAGGTCTACGAGGGCATGATCGTCGGCGAGAACTCGCGGGCCGACGACATGGACGTCAACATCACCAAGGAGAAGAAGCTGACGAACGTGCGCGCGTCGTCAGCGGACAACTTCGAGAAGGTCGTCCCGCCGCGTCGCCTCAGCCTGGAGCAGTCGCTCGAGTTCTGCCGCGAGGACGAGTGCGTCGAGGTCACTCCGGACGCCGTGCGCATCCGCAAGGTCGAGCTCGACCACACGCTGCGGGCCCGCAGCGCCGCCCGGGCCCGCAACGCCTGAGGAGGTACGCGCCGATGCGGCGCGCGACGCGCGGCACCCTCGCTGCCCTGACCACCCTCGCCCTGGCGGGGGCGGTGGGCTGCTCCAGCATCCCCCTCAGCGATCTGACGAACGCCTCCAGCGACGGCCAGAGCGCGACGACGGCGGCCTCGGGTCAGGTCTCCGGACCGGACGACCGCCTCACGGTCCTCGCCGCAGGACCGGTCCAGGCCTGGGACCCGCAGCGGATCACCGACCGTCGCACGGCCGGTTTCGCCTCCCGTACGTGGATGCGCACGCTCACCGCGTACCAGCCGGACTCGGCGCTGTCCGGGCAGCGCACGATCGTCGGTGACCTCGCGAAGGACACCGGCACCTCGAACAAGACCGCCACCCGCTGGACCTTCGAGATCCGCCCGGGGGTGACCTGGCAGGACGGCTCGACGATCACCTGCGAGGACGTGCGCCACGGGGTCGCCCGCTCCTTCGACCCCGAGATCGCCTCGAGCGGCTATGCCCTGACCTACCTCGACATCCCCAAGGAGTCCGACGGGTCCTCCACCTACCCCGGGCCGCAGGGCACGAAGGGAGGATCGAAGGAGGCGAAGAAGGCGCAGAAGCTGATCAACGAGGCCGTGGAGTGCCCGGACTCCTCGACCGTCGTCTTCCATCTCGCGCAGCCCGTGGGCAACTTCGACGAGATCGTCTCCCTGCCCGAGTTCGCCCCGGTCAAGACCGACCGTCCGGAGAAGGGAGCGACCTACCGCGCGTTCTCCTCCGGGCCGTATCGACTCAAGGACGACTGGACCCCGTCCGAGGGCGGCACCTGGGTGCGCAACCCCGAGTGGAAGGCGACGTCGGACCCCCTTCGCCGACCGGGCCCCAACACCATCGTGCACCAGCAGGGAGTCGCCCCCGAGGACGCGCTGAGCACGATCATCGACGGGCAGGACGGCGGACGCACCCTCGCCCTGGACCCGATGCCGCCGTCCCTGGGTGACGCGATCGACGAGGCGGGGTCGATGGTCCAGTCCGTGGAGACCGACGGCCAGCTCGTCGACTACCTGGCCGTCAACGTCGAGAGCGAGGCGCTGGCGTCGGTCGAGGTCCGCCGGGCCCTTGCCGTGGCGACCGACCGGGAGGCCTACGCTGCGAGTATGGACGGGGGGACTGCGACATGGTCGCTGCTGGGCACGGCACTGCCGTCGGCTCACGAGACCGTCCTGGACAAGGGTCCCCACGGCAGCCCGGACGAGGCGAAGCGGCTGCTCGAGAAGTCGAAGGCCGACGCCCCGATCACGCTGACCCTGGCCCACCGGGACTCCGACCTACTGGCTGCCGCGCTCGAGGAGCTGCTGCCGGGCTGGAAGGAGGCCGGCTTCGACGTCACGCTGGAGCCGGTCGACGAGAAGGAGTACTTCACGGCGATCTCCTCGCGGTCCCTCGTCGACGACCACGACCTGGTCTGGGCGAACTGGGGGCCGGACTACCCGGCGGCGGCGACCGTGCTGCCCCCGCTCTTCGACGACCGGGTCAACCTGTCGAAGAAGTCGGTCGGTCGTGACTACGGTCAGTACGCCGACAAGGAGATCAACGAGGCCATGGACGACGCGAGCGGTACCCGCGACGACGGCGACCGCGCCAAGGAGTGGGCGACGATCGACACCACGCTGCTCGAGGACGTGGCCTATGTGCCGTTGAGCCAGAGCCGACTGGTCCAGGTCGCCGGGTCCGAGGTCACCTCGCTGGTCGCGAACCCCGTCTACGGCGGAGCGCCCGAACTGGGACTCATCGGGGTGGCCGAGTGACTGCCCGCCTGCTGTTCGTCCACGCGCACCCGGACGACGAGTCACTGGCCACAGGCGTGGCGATCGCCCACCACGTCGCCGCCGGCGACGAGGTGCACGTGCTCACCTGCACCCTCGGGGAGCAGGGTGAGGTCATCCCGCCGGAGCTGGCCCACCTCGATGCCGACCACGAGGACACCCTCGGCGAGTACCGCCGTGACGAGCTGCGGGCAGCGATGGCCGCCATCGGAGCGCGCCACCGCGTGCTCGGCGAGGACCTGACGCGCGGACGGGCCTCGCGCTGGCGTGACTCCGGGATGGCCGGCACCGCCGGAGCGCAGCACCCCCGCGCCTGGGTGCGGGCCGACGACGACGTGGCGGTCGAGGCCGTGACCGAGGTGATCACCGAGATCGAGCCCGACCTCGTCGTCAGCTACGACGCCCACGGGGGTTACGCCCACCCCGACCACATCCGCACCCACGAGGTGACCCGGTGGGCCGTCTCGGCACTGCCCGAAGGGAGTCGACCGCACCTCTTCGGGACCTTCACCCCGCGCTCGTGGGCGGTTCAGGACCGTCAGGTCCTCGCCTCGACACCGGGTCTGACCGCGCTCGGCTGGCAGCAGCCGGCGGGGGAGTTCCCCCCTTCGGTCGTCGACGACGAGGTCGTGACGCACGCCGTCGTCGACGCCGACGCCGTCAACCAGCAGGTCGCCGCACTGCGGCACCACCGCACCCAGGTCGCGCTCGGACCGGATCGGACCTTCGCCCTGTCCAACGACATCGCCGCCCTGCTGTCGGGGCGAGAGGGCTACGCCCGACTGGATCCGGCCACGGGCGAGCCACTGGAGGGCGGCAGCGCGCCGCGTCGACCCCTGGTGGAGCGATGAGCAGCCGCCTGGAGGACACGAGCCTTCGGTTCGCGATGGGCCACTTCGCCACCGGGATCACGATCGTCACGACACTCGAGGACGGCCACGACCACGCGATGACCGCCAACTCGATCACCTCGGTCTCGCTCGAGCCACCACTGGTCCTGGTCTCGGTGCGCAACGACTCCGGGTGGCTCGCGGCGGTGGAGTCCTCGGGCGTGTGGGGGGTCTCCCTGCTGCCCGAGTCCGGGCGTCCGGCAGCCAGCTGGCTCAGCACCGGTGGCCGGCCGTTGTACGGGCAGCTGGCACAGATCCCGCACCACCGGGGCGACCTCGGGGTGGCCCTGGTCGACGACTCGCTGGCCACGCTCGAGTGCCGGACGTACTCCGCCCACGAGGCGGGTGACCACACGCTCGTCGTCGGTGAGGTCGTGGCCTCTCGCGCCGACGCCCGGCGCGACGATCCCCTGATCTACTACCGCAGTCGTTACACGAGCACGAGGTGACCGCATGACCCACGACGAGCCCCGGACAGACGGGCAGGAGCACGGCCGCGGCCGTCTCCTTGCCGCCGTCGGCTTCGTGATCCTCGTGGTCGTG
The DNA window shown above is from Janibacter sp. A1S7 and carries:
- a CDS encoding ABC transporter permease — its product is MTDKNTTMSQAPGPERETPGVVTDAGRTTTHTDDQVVARSLSADAFRSLRRNPLFWISSVLVVLFLLMAAWPSLFTNQDPHYGVLSRAMQSPSAEHWFGTDRQGYDIYSRVIYGARASILVGTLAASGALVLGSIMGLLAGYLSGWSDTLISRVADIFFAIPLLLAGIIFLAALREEDAIFGIPIQGYFGVIFQVVLVLVIFGWPSIMRLMRSSVLQVKPNDYVQAARALGATPLRITRRHILPNAMAPVIAVSTINLGAYISVEATLSYLGIGLRPPTVSWGVMITDAQIALRTEPYVLFFPALFLSLAVLAFIMLGDSVRDAFDPKSR
- a CDS encoding ABC transporter ATP-binding protein, which codes for MSTPPTTGEHLLEVDDLHVEFHTDEGVAQAINGVNFSLDEGETLAILGESGSGKSVTAQAIMGILDMPPARIPSGRILYKGEDLLTMEDEKRRKGRGPEVSMIFQDALSSLNPVFPVGWQIGEMFRMHRGMNRSDAYDEAVRLMERVNIPGAKQRVKAYPHQFSGGMRQRIMIAMAIALDPKVLIADEPTTALDVTVQAQIMELLQDLQHEHNMGLILITHDLGVVADVADRIAVMYAGRIVERAEVEDIYARPAHPYTKGLLESIPRLDQKGQELSAIGGLPPNLTRIPPGCAFHPRCYLAQDICRVERPELLDVGPRRQSACHFSKEVLDA
- a CDS encoding ABC transporter ATP-binding protein, yielding MPDQDVILKATGLKKHYPIKGGVLRRTVGHVRAVDGVDFELRRGETLGVVGESGCGKSTLGRLLMRLEEPTEGTIEFDGTDMFAQSGAAMRRLRRDIQIVFQDPYTSLNPRRTVGEIVAEPFEIHPDVVPKAKRRARVQELLDLVGLNPEYVNRYPHQFSGGQRQRIGIARGIALNPKVLICDEPVSALDVSVQAQVINLMEKLQDELGLSYVFIAHDLSVVRHISDRVAVMYLGKMVEIGDEDDIYSRPTHPYTQALLSAVPVPDPTLRGKREQIVLQGDVPSPANPPAGCSFHTRCWKAQDVCKAEPPPELIPRPDGVGEHDSRCHFAEPKAVVSTVDVSDRPDTSPFAGLNESGASTSSS
- the typA gene encoding translational GTPase TypA; the protein is MPLTSRRDIRNVAIVAHVDHGKTTLVDKMLWQGGAFGEHDHVDERAMDTGDLEREKGITILAKNTAIHYNGPSAAAHGAADGATINIIDTPGHADFGGEVERGLSMVDGVVLLVDASEGPLPQTRFVLRKALAAKMPVILAINKVDRPDSRIADVVDEAYELFMDLDADEDQIEFPIVYTSGKAGAASLNRPEDGTLPDNGDLEPLFRTIMETIPAPAFEDDAPLQAHVTNLDSSNFLGRLALLRVFNGELRKGQQVTWCRRDGTRQKVKITELLITEGLERVPMETGTARPGDIIAIAGIPEIMIGETIADAENPVPLPVLTVDEPAISMTLGTNTSPLVGRGPTKGTKVTARMVKDRLDKELVGNVSLRVLPTERPDTWEVQGRGELALAILVEQMRREGFELTIGKPQVVTREIDGKVHEPVERLTIDTPEEYLGAITQILAARKGRMEQMTNHGTGWIRMEFLVPARGLIGFRTEFLTETRGTGIAHHVFEGYEPWAGTITTRISGSLVADRSGPVTSYAMVNLQERGTLFTEPGTEVYEGMIVGENSRADDMDVNITKEKKLTNVRASSADNFEKVVPPRRLSLEQSLEFCREDECVEVTPDAVRIRKVELDHTLRARSAARARNA
- a CDS encoding ABC transporter substrate-binding protein, which codes for MRRATRGTLAALTTLALAGAVGCSSIPLSDLTNASSDGQSATTAASGQVSGPDDRLTVLAAGPVQAWDPQRITDRRTAGFASRTWMRTLTAYQPDSALSGQRTIVGDLAKDTGTSNKTATRWTFEIRPGVTWQDGSTITCEDVRHGVARSFDPEIASSGYALTYLDIPKESDGSSTYPGPQGTKGGSKEAKKAQKLINEAVECPDSSTVVFHLAQPVGNFDEIVSLPEFAPVKTDRPEKGATYRAFSSGPYRLKDDWTPSEGGTWVRNPEWKATSDPLRRPGPNTIVHQQGVAPEDALSTIIDGQDGGRTLALDPMPPSLGDAIDEAGSMVQSVETDGQLVDYLAVNVESEALASVEVRRALAVATDREAYAASMDGGTATWSLLGTALPSAHETVLDKGPHGSPDEAKRLLEKSKADAPITLTLAHRDSDLLAAALEELLPGWKEAGFDVTLEPVDEKEYFTAISSRSLVDDHDLVWANWGPDYPAAATVLPPLFDDRVNLSKKSVGRDYGQYADKEINEAMDDASGTRDDGDRAKEWATIDTTLLEDVAYVPLSQSRLVQVAGSEVTSLVANPVYGGAPELGLIGVAE
- the mshB gene encoding N-acetyl-1-D-myo-inositol-2-amino-2-deoxy-alpha-D-glucopyranoside deacetylase; the protein is MTARLLFVHAHPDDESLATGVAIAHHVAAGDEVHVLTCTLGEQGEVIPPELAHLDADHEDTLGEYRRDELRAAMAAIGARHRVLGEDLTRGRASRWRDSGMAGTAGAQHPRAWVRADDDVAVEAVTEVITEIEPDLVVSYDAHGGYAHPDHIRTHEVTRWAVSALPEGSRPHLFGTFTPRSWAVQDRQVLASTPGLTALGWQQPAGEFPPSVVDDEVVTHAVVDADAVNQQVAALRHHRTQVALGPDRTFALSNDIAALLSGREGYARLDPATGEPLEGGSAPRRPLVER
- a CDS encoding flavin reductase family protein, translating into MSSRLEDTSLRFAMGHFATGITIVTTLEDGHDHAMTANSITSVSLEPPLVLVSVRNDSGWLAAVESSGVWGVSLLPESGRPAASWLSTGGRPLYGQLAQIPHHRGDLGVALVDDSLATLECRTYSAHEAGDHTLVVGEVVASRADARRDDPLIYYRSRYTSTR